The nucleotide sequence TTTGATCCCTGAAAAACCTGAACAGTGtcaattatcaagctgttttaattttgtgagcagtatgatgtcatactgctcaggctcCACCCACGACAGCTGATAgactgtcctgtattagcatatCTCCGctctcagccagttgtacgctgttTGCCATTTTCTCTACGctcaagcagctgtagcgacaacgtcttgtaagcaatgcaggtgttttgtagttgtgAGCAAAGTGAGCaaagctcattatcatttaaagaggaATGCACCGAAATGAGTCGCAGTGAACAGAggtgtttttgacaaggtaaaaagaggGTTGTTTTACGCGACCATTCAGTTTTAAGCAAAGTATGTTGCGGACATTTCATGacaaccctaaagaatcatatcaactgtGGAAAAGaggcatctgatgtcccctttaagtaAAAGAGAGACACACAATGTCAGATAATGTTCACAGAGATGGGaatttaaaggtacagtttacccagaaattaaaatttgctgaaaatgtgctcaccctcaggctataCAAGATATAGCCTGATTTGGAGAAAAgcaacattacatcacttgctcaccaatggatcataCATCACagaatcacaataatccacaagtaatccacaccactacagtccatcaattaacatcttatgATGTGACTATATCatacatgtttgtaataaatccATCAACTTAAAACATTACTTCTGGTTAAAACTGGTCCTCTGTCCATAATATTGcattctccagtgaaaaagttgactgaatcaggagagaaatatgcacagatcaagcatcgTTTAAAAGCGAAAAtggttctaaacaaatatgattttgatgtgcGAGGACTTTTTACTGGAGAcattttggtcaaaaatgactggagttgtgtttttatcagctgtttggactctcattctgatggcacccattcactgcagtggatcaTCTGGTGAGCAAGAGACATAATACTATAttcctccaaatctgttctgttgAAGAAACAACCTCATCTACATCATGGATGGCCTAAGGATGAGTACATTctcaaagcaaattttcatttttttcctttaactGTACTGAATTAACAGTTGGTTTCCTTCATCTAAATAACTCCTCTTCTCAATGACAATAATCAAAGCTACCAGATGTGCTCCACTCCAAAATCAAAGCCCAGTCTGTGTCGTCATGGTTACCTTATCATTGACAATGCTCTTGCCATCCCATGCCCAGCCACGTTTGGTGAAGTAGTTTACTGTGGCAAACTCGATGAGAGCAGAGAAAACGAACGCGTAGCACACAGCGATGAACCAATCCATGGCTGTGGCGTAGGCCACCTTTGGTAAAGAGTTTCGAGCGCTGATACTCAGAGTGGTCATCGTTAGCACTGTAGTCACACCTAGAGCAAAAGAACCAAAAAAAGACTCAGTGAGCGCTGTACATACAGATACCGCATTAGTGCAGCATGCCTCGCTGCAGATAATTACCAGCATTTATGTCGTTCACTCATTTGTGGAAGAGACAGCACAGATGTACACGTGTAATCACAAATGCCCTGGGCTAATGAAACTGTGTTCATTTCAGCAGTCAGTCATATGCCCTAAGTGGACCTCCTGTTCTCATTTTATATAGATgaccttccttttttttttttttttttgtaaacaattttaatgaatttttgcaTCCTCCGggaaaaataaatcaatccAAATATAGTCATCGTTATAACAGATATTAAGGAGAAAGCATAGGAGAATGCATAAAATGctactctttttttaaaaatctctattttatgttattaatcAACTCAAGACATTTCTTTCAGGTCGATAAATAAAGGAATTTTTGCCAGATGATTTGAATGAGctctatttgaaaaaaaaatggaatggaaacaaaaaaaaaataacgataAATTGACttttataatgatacaaaatgactttttactCCAAAGACTTAAGTGCAATACATTCTGTTAAAGCTGAATGATTTGGGGAAAAACTTGAAAATTTTGAGTTTGCTCATTACAACAAACAGATCAAACCTCTTTCAGTAAACATGAAGTGAATGAATTAGAAGGAAAAAATTTTCCACATTGCCACAGTTTTTGACCCATTCAATACGACTATAATAGAGTAATAACTGATatgatttttactgtactttattactgaataaaacgatcagaaatatattgtaataatgttattatactataaaatgacagtttatcagttatttaaaaaaataataatacttttattcagcaaggatgcattaaatagatTATATGTTACAGTAAAGGGATTTATAaaatttcaaaagatttctatttcaaataaatgggtAATGGCTCATTTCATAAATTACATATTCAaatacggtaacactttacaatagttcaatagttaacattagttaactacattagttaacatgaactaaaaataaacaatacttctacagcatttattaatcttagttaatgttaatttcagcatttactaatgcattattaaaataaagttaacattacttaatgcAATGTAACTAACTAACagtgaacgactgtatttttaacaaagattaataaacaaatgtattgttcattgttcgttcatgttagttaatacattaactaatgttaacaaatgacaccttattgtaaaagtgttacctaaaattaaaatagaaaacagttattttaaattctaataatgtttcacaatattattatattttttttaacaaataaatgaatttatggTGAAGGATATATTGTATTAGTGTTATAgttatactattaaaaaaaatagtgtttaaaaatataattttatagtacaactataaaactaaaacactaaatttctttattttcaaatgttaaaccaTTGTGATTTTGGCTGATTTACTGCAAATACATATCCATGTCATGTGCAATCTGTGCTGGTGCTGCACCGCATCATGCATAATTCAGTTTTGCCactgagatttttaaaaatttcatcATGGCAGcattaactaataaaatgatGACCAAATGATCATATAATCAGCATTTTAAAGAACCAGTTTAGGTGCGTGGATCACAGTGTGGGAGTGATTTTGTTGTACAGTCCCTGTAAAGTTTACAATACACAGGTAGTTTACTGCATCTCCCCCCCGCAACCAAGCACTGATGCAAGATGTACAACTGTGGTGTGCAAATTGCGTTCAGCAATTCATGAGTGTTTACCTCATTTGCATAATTCCTTTAGTGAACTGGCCACTAAAACAACAAAGCGTGTGAATAAACGACGCTATCAGCGTTTCATTCTTAGCGAATTCCCTCTGTGAGTctgtgtttaatttaaatgtgttcTCTGGATGCTAAGGCTTCCTCCTactgaatgaacaaaaatacacacatttatgcACATAAGTGCATGAACAAACTTTTCAcctacaaaaacacagaaatacaCATGGAGGCCAATTTTTCTAGCTGTTTGCCTTTGCTCGCAGCCATATCAAATTGATCCCTTGAGTTCAGAAAGAAATTGAAACAGCTAGGAATAATCAAAGAATGTACACATTCTACATCAGCTTCCATGACTGCATCAGTAATTTAATCAGAGCAAAAAAATCAGCATGCTAAATTCATTTCGCATCGAAAACATGTACACAGCCAAgccaacaaataaatatgtggcGTAACTGAATTAAAAACCTTTCCACATTATGTTCTGATTACACAACAAATGCTCACCCACCAAAAACTGTGCGTGCTGGGACGGACTCTCGGTTGAGCCAAAAAGAGACTTGGGATAAGATGACGGTCATTATGCAAGGCAGGTACGTCTGGATCACAAAGTAGCCAATCTTCCTCTTCAGATGGAAATGGGCAGTCATCACTGTATACTCACCTACACAGCAGGAGAGAGGCAAGAACGGCGGATAAGAGCATATGGATCCAAATCATTTTGTGACTGCTTGCAAATGTCTTACCAGTACTGGACTTGATGGTTTCTTTGCCAACAGTCTGTCCCATTAAGTCATACTGGTTAAGTCTAGATCCGTCTGGAGCTACTTCGACCGACAGGGTGGCATTACGTGTCCAAACATACGTCACCTCTGTCAGAGTGTAAGCATCTACAACCAGacacagtatattttaataaaacccaAAGGGCAGACAGACATTAAGCATCatggcaataaaataaatgattagcATTTTTGCTTACAGCTCCCAAATTTAAGCGGGCATGAATGGAAGTCCATTGGAAAATCCTCAAGGTGCATTGGGCATTCAGCTTGCACTGTCAACCTGCAGAAAATACACACATTATACAATAGTCACCCCTCAGAAGTTATGtgtcaatttaattaatttagtacttttaattataaaaaatcatatacactgccctctaaaagtttggaaacacccctggcaaagtgtggttttggacgatatcagcataaatccttatcattttttggtgcaaatatattaaagtaacttgacattatcattgaagaccagcaataataattttcattttgattacataataatggcaatatatacatgtcacagtcagacatgcccctttgccagctgtgatgcctggttactggtttaaacttggcccaggtttttaaaatatttttgggtcagcacaccttaatagcctcaacaattgattgccaattaagtttagaatacaatgaatttaggtccatattatgcagagctgtaatagctgctaatggtggatattttgatgaatcgaaaatgtaatttttttctatgtataaactgtttatgtaataaaatatgttttcgtagtttatGTTGTCCCTTATACGTGCAAaattaacacaaattaaaaaggattcatgccagtattgtccaaaaccccacttttctagggcgtttccaaacttttggaaggCAGTGTATTGTATGAAAAGGacatttaattacaatattCCCACCGTCAGAGCAactgataaatttaaagcatccttgctaaataaaagtattagtttctgTAAAATTttacttcaagcttttgaatggtacagtgtataatgttacaaaagctttttatttcagataaatgctgatctttggatctttctattcatcaaagaatcctgaaacaatgtattaactgttttaaatattgatgataataataataaatgattcttgaacagcaaaccagcatattagaatgatttctgaaggatcatgtgacactgaagactggagtaatgatgctgaaaacttagCTTTaaatacaggaataaattacatttttaaatatatttaaatagaatgcagttattataaatagtaaaaatatttcaaaatattactgcttttgctgtattttggatcaaataaaagcaggcttggtgagcagaagagacttctttaaaaaaacatcttacaaatatctcactgttcaaaactttttgactggtagtgtatataatataattttatatatatttatatatatatatatatatatatatatacatatatatgtgatgTGATCTGGGAAAAGCGTCGGAAATTCGAAAAAAAATAGGTTGGATGTCAATTTTTTGTCACAATtaagttttcattaaattattcttCTACAACATCTTGTCTACcttctctgaaaatatcttggtgaaattcacttgttttgtgcagaaaaatagcaatttaattgcagcaagcagaagtgactgtgtctttctcttatgttaaAGACCGTGCTGCAgaggtgctttcccttaacaccacaaCCACACCActgttttatgcacagtgcAGGAACAGTTGCACTGCACTGGCTTTTCTTAATGTAAACTACATGGTAGGCTGCATTATtcgtgctatctaaacatacaaggggTGATCAAAATTTCGGAGACTATGCCTatgataaacaacaaaaaaacagacgttagtctgtttgtgtaatgatgcagtatagggctcctgacttgacagacagctcttgtTAAACCTGtgaattgaaagtgaaagccgtctcactttcaaacctgtttttctcaaaattccattcctgaaaatcatcgctatcagcCAACTTTAGATAGCCATAATTTTTGTTACGTTCaagctttcatatggtatcaaaacctaaaaaaggtaaaatgccaaaaatgttttttgtttatgcatgtaaattctatatatacataatttgttttggttgtgatcacaattaatcatttgacagctctaaaaaaaatgtgtaaaacagttttttgttttttttaggcttttctgtttattgtgactttttgttATGTCTTTTGCAATCATTACTTTTTGTAATGATTTACTCTTTTACCTCTATAACATCTTTCAATTATCTTGATTTTGGTGACTTTTCTTAGCAAATATTGATATGTATGTGATTTTTGTTTGCGCACACCTGGCAAATAAAGCTAATTccgattctgattctgattaatTATGAATAGTTCAATGAATTAATCAGCATATCATgtaattattttgattaatttatttgataactCAGGGGTACCTCATGGTGTACAGCAGAGTACCGTTCTCCATAATCCGCAGTAGTTTGTTAGGCATGGTCATGTTGTGAGCCACAGATTTCTTTCCGTTGTGAAAGAAAGTGTCTGGAGTCCAGATCTTACTGGCCATCAGGTTGTTGAGACGCAGGATGTTCATTGGCCCGTTAAACTTCAGCCGCTCGTCTGTCCAGCGCTGACGGAAAAACACATCCACAGTGTATTCCTGAGAACAGAGAGTGACATATCAGGGGCTTTTGGAGATCAGAGTGCAATAGTGCAAGACATTCGTCAGTGCTGATGTGTGCATCTGACAGTACCTGACACAGAAAACGTGTTTTCTTTCAATGTGGGATCCCACAGTCTAAACCCACTAATGCTACTGTTATTCTAattcagttgtattttttatcTAAAATGTATGATCAGGATAACTATTTGAGTAAAGAGCTAAggtttatttactaaaaataatcatttcatTCATCAACAATGCATTTAACTGATGAGACAGTAGAGGCATGACATAACAAAAGACTGCTGTTCttgtgaactttctattcataacgtatcacagttttcagaaaaatattaagcaatactgttttcaacactgacaataataaatgtttcttgtgcagaaaatcagcatattataatgatgaaccctgaagactggagtaatgatttcgaaaattcagctttgacatcacaggaatacattttttatatgttgtaaataaatgttaaaggggtcatcggatgctaagtttacttttacatgttgtttagacattaatgtgtgttggtgtatgtacaaatctaccctataatttaacagtccaacctccatgttttgatgccggagcaggggtgtaagttagacaagaattgagcaattgaggtgttgtgttgctggatgtaataatgaacatagtggtcatttacgacatctgagccgctgaagatgcagtggattacatttgtttggcaagggaatgcgcctcctgatctacatatatccatctatgttcacgcaaatcattcatgatccagcttcacgcacaaaaataatttttttatgaatctttgcgatctcctttcctaataatatgtgttagttagcaagtttagcggctaaacgcgactaaagtaaacaggctcgtcactccacagagagaagagaggggcggggcgagcagagttcatttgcatttaaagcagcctcgagcagaatgggatgatttttgcagagctgattttgacaaggtaaaaagggtgttgttttacacaaccattgggaatttttaaccaaagtatattatagacttttcattaagaccctaaagaatcatatcaactcacggaaaatgggcatccaatgacccctttaaataaattacattttacatttattaaaatacaacaccgttattttacattgtaataatatttcacaatattactgagcataatagaacattttttttaccaacACCAAACTTTTCAACAGTGCATATTTTAGTATGTGTCTCAGACTTTGGATGTCATTGCAAATCTTTCAAAGACAGCTAAAAGAAAAGTAGGCTGAATGGGCTCCCTCAGTAAGTGCCAGCAACTTTTCAGTTCACTCAATatgttcattgtctgtgtataatgtgtgtgtttcatcTTCCTCTCTATAGTACTAGAAAGTGGCAAAGTGTCAGAAGCGCTTCACATCACAGCATTATATCCCAATCCCTCGGGCACTGCGCTGCCATGCGCCGACCCCCGGGGTGAAGGCGGGCATCCAGTTTCCATGGCAGCACagagacagaaaaacacaacgTTATGTACGTAAGAGATAATACTTATTCACTCCCACACGCATACAGGAAAGATAATATTGTGTGACAGTACATGATGTCGCTGGAGCGCCAGGACTTCCCAGCACTCACAGAGCCCATCTGTAATGCTTCATTTCCTTCTCGTTCTTCCATCTATCCTCCATCAGCTTTCACAATGTCACAATCATACTGTTGGAACAAACCTATTATGGGTCCATACTAAGTTAATTCCAGTACTATTATAAAATCTGAAACCTTCAGCTCGAACAAACTTTGAGGAAAGCTTGCCTGGTCATTTGATTTTCTTGCTAACGTCTTGCAACATTACCCTCCATTATGCAGGAGTCCCACAGAACTCCTCAAGCAAATAGACAATACTTGTCACTTTCCATTCTGTCATATCATAACCACACAGCCTGAAGGGAGTGGCACAGTAAGACTGATAAAAATAACCTGCTTTTGTGTTCCTCCATAGTATATGTCTAttttaaggcattataatgTTCAAAGGAACATGAAATTGTGGAACACTAAAACAAAGACGGATCATTTGAAAGGAAGTGTGCAAAAAGCAAGATTTATGTGTTACAAACACTAGATCTAATACTAAAGATTTagtatacactcttaaaaataaaggtgctttaaaaggttcttcacagcgatgccatagaagaaccatttttggttccacaaagaaccattcagtcaaaggttttttaaaaaatccatctctttcttacctttttataatctgaagaatcttcttttaccacaaagaaccttttgtgaaatagaaaggttcttcagatgttaaaggttccttatggaaccatttagacaaaaaaggttcttctatggcatcgtgaagcacctttatttttaagagtgtatctgTGACCATATCAACATTagttatagcaatatttttaattctttaaactTTCTTCTAAAACCGATGTCAGGTAATTTTACTATCCTGGACATTACGTTGTTCTGATGGAAAATTCACTTGTATAACGTCATGGATTCAGTTTTTTAGCAGTAAAGTATAAAGTTACAACATCAATCAtcttaacatgttaacatgaaaTGTTGCGATCTGCATAGGCCATAATTTTATCTCTACAATACACGGTCAGgaattaacttttccattaaaGTGCAATATTTGCTCCCTAGAAGTGATTTCCAAGGGCATTTTTCCATTTGTGAAGGCAATTTTATAATctccttattattataaaaacaatacaatacaatacaatatttatttctaaagcaaatttaaaaacaaccggagttgaccaaagtgctgtacatAATAGAACTAGCAAAACAAgagtatcaaaaataaaaacaacaataaaaagcaACAATGGAACAGAGATCAAGGAGTATTAAAAGCAAGAGAGAAAAGATATGTCTTTAGAGCAGACTTGTAGGCAGAGATAAAAGGGGCTAATCTAATATGGAGCGGTAGACTGTTCCAGAGTTTCAGATCAGCAATTGCAAAAGCTCAATGACCTCGTTTCTTAAGTCTAGATCTAGACATGACAAGTAGACCAAGATCTCAGTCTTCTAGAAAGGGTGTACGGACGGAGCAGGTCTGTAAGGTACTGAGGGGCAAGAGGGCTTTATAGACGaataatagaattttaaaatcaattctataTTTGATGGGTAGCCAGTGCAGTGCAGATAAAATAGGAGTTACCGACTCATACTTCCGGGTGCCAGAGAGCAATCTAGCAACTGCGTTTTGCACTAGATGTAGACGAGAGAGGCAAGACTGAGAAACACCATAATAAAGTGAGTTACAATaatctaa is from Labeo rohita strain BAU-BD-2019 chromosome 13, IGBB_LRoh.1.0, whole genome shotgun sequence and encodes:
- the gabra2a gene encoding gamma-aminobutyric acid receptor subunit alpha-2 is translated as MNRRWGHSHGFLVHIFLLALWRACSEADVSGSDAFKNNITLFTRILDRLLDGYDNRLRPGLGDRVTEVKTDIYVTSFGPVSDTDMEYTVDVFFRQRWTDERLKFNGPMNILRLNNLMASKIWTPDTFFHNGKKSVAHNMTMPNKLLRIMENGTLLYTMRLTVQAECPMHLEDFPMDFHSCPLKFGSYAYTLTEVTYVWTRNATLSVEVAPDGSRLNQYDLMGQTVGKETIKSSTGEYTVMTAHFHLKRKIGYFVIQTYLPCIMTVILSQVSFWLNRESVPARTVFGVTTVLTMTTLSISARNSLPKVAYATAMDWFIAVCYAFVFSALIEFATVNYFTKRGWAWDGKSIVNDKKKETSVIKKNNAYAVAVANYAPHIAKDSALPTVSKSATPEPSKAQPVAKEALKTFNSVSKIDRMSRIIFPVLFGSFNLVYWATYLNREPVIKNMVPSQ